The proteins below come from a single Caenibius sp. WL genomic window:
- a CDS encoding tRNA (cytidine(34)-2'-O)-methyltransferase produces MSVAVVLVHPEIPHNTGAVGRTCVALDLELVLIRPYGFELSDKHLKRAGLDYWQHVRLTEYDSWDAFLAERAPREDQLFLFEEYGARRFDEPDYPDDTYLVFGCETKGLPAAIAEPLAHRMVRLPMRSTHIRSLNLSNTVAVAAYEALRGKF; encoded by the coding sequence ATGTCCGTGGCGGTGGTTCTCGTCCACCCGGAAATCCCGCACAACACCGGGGCGGTCGGGCGCACATGCGTGGCGCTCGACCTCGAACTGGTGCTGATCCGGCCCTATGGCTTCGAACTGTCGGACAAGCACCTGAAGCGCGCCGGGCTGGATTACTGGCAGCATGTGCGGCTGACCGAATACGACAGTTGGGACGCGTTCCTCGCCGAACGCGCCCCGCGCGAAGACCAGTTGTTCCTGTTCGAGGAATACGGCGCGCGCAGGTTTGACGAGCCCGATTATCCCGACGACACCTATCTCGTTTTCGGGTGCGAGACGAAAGGTCTGCCTGCCGCGATTGCGGAGCCGCTGGCCCATCGCATGGTGCGTTTGCCGATGCGGTCCACCCATATCCGCTCGCTCAATCTCTCCAATACGGTGGCGGTCGCCGCTTACGAGGCCTTGCGCGGAAAATTTTGA
- the gatB gene encoding Asp-tRNA(Asn)/Glu-tRNA(Gln) amidotransferase subunit GatB → MTDHTLKTEGGKLKVAGGDASLSLHDREGRYVIRGATGDWEVVIGLEVHAQVTSQAKLFSGAATAFGAEPNSQVSLIDAAMPGMLPVPNRECIRQAVRTGMAINAQINKWSRFDRKNYFYADLPQGYQISQLYHPLVGEGAIDITLDDKNPEGSTKTIGIERIHVEQDAGKLMHDQHPTMSYVDLNRSGVALMEIVSRPDMRSPAEAGAYLSKLRTILRYVGSCDGNMDQGSMRADVNVSVRRPGEEFGTRTETKNVNSVRFVMQTIEHEANRQVDLLEAGGTVVQETRLFDPDSGSTRSMRSKEDAHDYRYFPDPDLLPLELDDAFLEECRASLPELPDAKRARYETTLGLSAYNAGVLTAEVDTAKWFEALLAATARAQGKSEADVAKQASNWLISELFGALNKLGTSLEESPVTPEAGAELLALVGDGTISGSIAKQVLEKMLETGDGAAAIVEREGLKQESDTGAIEAKVDEILAANADKVEQYRGGKEALFGFFVGQTMKAMQGKANPQVVNQILKQKLA, encoded by the coding sequence ATGACAGACCATACTCTTAAAACGGAAGGCGGAAAGCTTAAGGTCGCCGGTGGTGACGCTTCGCTGAGCCTTCATGATCGTGAAGGTCGCTATGTTATCCGCGGTGCCACCGGGGATTGGGAGGTCGTGATCGGCCTCGAAGTGCATGCCCAGGTCACCAGCCAGGCCAAGCTGTTTTCGGGCGCGGCCACCGCGTTCGGGGCGGAGCCCAATTCGCAGGTCAGCCTGATCGATGCGGCGATGCCCGGCATGCTGCCCGTGCCGAACCGGGAATGCATCCGCCAGGCGGTGCGCACCGGCATGGCGATCAATGCGCAGATCAACAAGTGGAGCCGGTTCGATCGCAAGAACTACTTCTACGCCGATCTGCCGCAGGGCTATCAGATCAGCCAGCTCTACCACCCGCTGGTGGGCGAGGGCGCGATCGACATCACGCTGGATGACAAGAACCCCGAAGGCAGCACCAAGACCATCGGGATCGAACGCATCCATGTGGAACAGGATGCGGGCAAGCTGATGCACGATCAGCACCCGACGATGTCCTATGTCGATCTCAACCGGTCGGGCGTGGCGCTGATGGAAATCGTCAGCCGCCCGGATATGCGCTCGCCGGCCGAAGCCGGGGCCTATCTGTCCAAGTTGCGGACAATCCTGCGCTATGTCGGTTCGTGCGACGGCAACATGGATCAGGGTTCCATGCGCGCGGACGTGAACGTGTCCGTGCGCCGCCCGGGCGAGGAATTCGGCACCCGCACCGAAACCAAGAACGTCAATTCCGTACGGTTCGTGATGCAAACGATCGAGCATGAGGCGAACCGTCAGGTCGATCTGCTCGAAGCGGGCGGCACGGTGGTGCAGGAAACCCGCCTGTTCGATCCCGACAGCGGGTCGACGCGTTCGATGCGCAGCAAGGAAGACGCGCACGATTACCGCTACTTCCCCGATCCCGATCTGCTGCCGCTGGAGCTTGACGACGCGTTCCTCGAAGAATGCCGCGCCAGCCTGCCGGAACTGCCCGATGCCAAGCGGGCGCGCTATGAAACCACGCTCGGCCTGTCGGCCTACAACGCGGGCGTGCTGACGGCGGAAGTCGATACGGCGAAGTGGTTCGAAGCGCTGCTGGCGGCCACGGCCAGGGCGCAGGGCAAAAGCGAGGCGGATGTCGCCAAGCAGGCGAGCAACTGGCTGATTTCCGAACTGTTCGGCGCGCTGAACAAGCTTGGTACCTCGCTGGAGGAAAGCCCGGTGACCCCCGAGGCGGGGGCGGAACTGCTCGCACTGGTGGGCGACGGCACGATTTCCGGCTCCATCGCCAAGCAGGTGCTGGAAAAGATGCTGGAAACTGGTGACGGCGCGGCCGCCATCGTCGAGCGGGAAGGGCTCAAGCAGGAAAGCGACACCGGCGCCATCGAGGCGAAAGTGGACGAAATCCTCGCCGCCAATGCCGACAAGGTCGAACAGTACCGGGGCGGCAAGGAAGCGCTGTTCGGCTTCTTCGTCGGCCAGACGATGAAAGCCATGCAGGGCAAGGCCAACCCGCAGGTGGTGAACCAGATTCTCAAGCAGAAGCTGGCGTAA
- the gatA gene encoding Asp-tRNA(Asn)/Glu-tRNA(Gln) amidotransferase subunit GatA: protein MTDVTELGVAAIRDGVTKGDFSAREVAEAFNANVAAAGELNAFIVATPEKALEAAAKVDADRAAGKPLGRMAGVPIGMKDLFATQGVQTTAASHILEGFNPVYESTVSQKLWDAGAGMLGKLNLDQFAMGSSNETSYFGNVISPWRRKDGGNAPLAPGGSSGGSSAAVAARLCPAATGTDTGGSIRQPAAFTGISGIKPTYGRCSRWGIVAFASSLDQAGPMARDVRDCAIMLETMAGFDPKDSTSLDLPVPQWEAGLSADMKGKKVGIPREYRMDGMDAEVVASWEQGIAWLKDAGAEIVDISLPHTRYALPTYYIIAPAEASSNLARYDGVRYGLRDLPEGAGLQDMYAATRAAGFGPEVKRRILIGTYVLSAGFYDAYYTQAQKVRALIAQDFRNAFTQCDVILAPTAPTAAFALGEKSGDPLEMYLNDVFSVPASLAGLPAMSVPAGLNSEGLPLGLQIIGNAFDEQGVLNAGLAIEQRAGFTAKPEKWW from the coding sequence ATGACTGATGTGACTGAACTGGGCGTCGCCGCCATCCGCGATGGCGTGACCAAGGGCGATTTTTCCGCGCGTGAAGTGGCGGAAGCTTTCAACGCCAATGTCGCCGCGGCGGGCGAACTGAACGCCTTCATCGTAGCCACGCCGGAGAAGGCGCTGGAAGCCGCCGCCAAAGTCGATGCCGACCGCGCGGCGGGCAAGCCGCTGGGCCGGATGGCCGGCGTGCCGATCGGAATGAAGGATCTGTTCGCCACGCAGGGCGTGCAGACCACGGCGGCTTCGCATATCCTCGAAGGGTTCAACCCGGTCTATGAAAGCACCGTCTCGCAGAAGCTGTGGGATGCGGGCGCGGGGATGCTGGGCAAGCTCAATCTCGATCAGTTCGCGATGGGTTCGTCCAACGAAACCAGCTATTTCGGCAATGTGATCTCGCCCTGGCGGCGCAAGGACGGCGGCAACGCGCCGCTGGCCCCGGGCGGGTCATCGGGCGGCAGTTCGGCGGCGGTGGCCGCGCGCCTGTGCCCTGCCGCCACGGGCACGGATACCGGCGGTTCGATCCGCCAGCCCGCCGCGTTCACCGGAATTTCCGGGATCAAGCCGACCTATGGCCGGTGCAGCCGGTGGGGGATCGTCGCGTTCGCCAGTTCGCTCGATCAGGCGGGCCCGATGGCGCGCGACGTGCGCGATTGCGCGATCATGCTCGAAACCATGGCCGGGTTCGATCCCAAGGATTCGACCAGTCTCGATCTGCCGGTGCCGCAGTGGGAGGCCGGGCTTTCCGCCGATATGAAAGGCAAGAAGGTCGGCATCCCGCGTGAATACCGCATGGACGGGATGGACGCCGAAGTGGTGGCGAGCTGGGAACAGGGCATTGCCTGGCTGAAGGATGCGGGGGCGGAAATCGTTGATATCTCGCTGCCGCACACCCGGTATGCGCTGCCGACCTATTACATCATCGCTCCGGCGGAAGCGTCTTCCAATCTCGCCCGTTACGATGGCGTGCGGTACGGCCTGCGCGATCTGCCCGAAGGGGCGGGCCTGCAGGATATGTATGCGGCCACCCGCGCGGCGGGCTTCGGCCCGGAAGTGAAGCGCCGCATCCTGATCGGCACTTATGTGCTTTCGGCCGGGTTCTACGATGCCTACTATACCCAGGCGCAGAAAGTCCGCGCGTTGATCGCCCAGGATTTCCGCAACGCATTCACGCAGTGCGATGTGATTCTCGCACCGACGGCGCCGACGGCGGCGTTCGCACTGGGCGAAAAGTCGGGCGATCCGCTGGAAATGTACCTGAACGACGTGTTCTCCGTCCCCGCCAGCCTGGCCGGGCTTCCGGCGATGTCGGTCCCGGCGGGGCTCAACAGCGAAGGTCTGCCGCTCGGGCTGCAGATCATCGGCAATGCGTTCGACGAACAGGGCGTGCTCAATGCGGGCCTTGCGATCGAGCAGCGCGCAGGGTTCACGGCCAAGCCGGAAAAGTGGTGGTAA
- the gatC gene encoding Asp-tRNA(Asn)/Glu-tRNA(Gln) amidotransferase subunit GatC, whose translation MSVDKATVAKIASLARIKVSDAELEAMVPELNQILEWVEQLGEVDVTGIEPMTAVIPNTLRLRDDVVDADPLTGGGKRDAVLANAPAAEHGFFGVPKVIE comes from the coding sequence ATGTCCGTCGATAAAGCCACCGTGGCCAAGATCGCCTCGCTGGCCCGGATCAAGGTCAGCGATGCCGAGCTGGAGGCCATGGTGCCCGAGCTCAACCAGATTCTCGAATGGGTCGAGCAGCTGGGCGAAGTGGATGTGACCGGTATCGAACCGATGACCGCCGTCATTCCCAACACGCTGCGCCTGCGCGATGATGTGGTCGATGCCGATCCGCTGACTGGCGGCGGCAAGCGGGATGCGGTTCTGGCCAATGCTCCGGCGGCCGAACACGGCTTCTTCGGCGTGCCCAAGGTGATCGAATAA
- a CDS encoding FKBP-type peptidyl-prolyl cis-trans isomerase, whose amino-acid sequence MTEITRVPILPIRKGSLTKLWVGVAAVALAGAGLAWASVPHGVEIVELVAGKGESPKADDVIFARYVGKLPNGTVFDEGKDVQLPIQGVFPAGQPLPLAQMVPGFREGALKMKKGGKYRLEIPAEKAYGATPPPGAPIPPNTDLTFEIELVDFMSQADFESRLGMFQQMMQQAQGGQPAPQPAR is encoded by the coding sequence ATGACCGAGATCACCCGCGTTCCGATTCTGCCCATCAGGAAGGGCTCTCTGACCAAGCTGTGGGTCGGTGTGGCCGCCGTTGCGCTGGCTGGCGCCGGGCTCGCCTGGGCTTCGGTGCCGCACGGCGTCGAAATCGTGGAACTGGTCGCGGGCAAGGGCGAGAGCCCCAAGGCCGACGACGTGATTTTCGCCCGCTATGTCGGCAAGCTGCCCAACGGCACCGTGTTCGATGAAGGCAAGGACGTGCAACTGCCGATTCAGGGCGTGTTTCCGGCCGGGCAGCCCCTGCCGCTGGCGCAGATGGTTCCCGGCTTCCGCGAAGGCGCGCTGAAAATGAAGAAGGGCGGCAAGTACCGCCTCGAAATTCCGGCTGAAAAGGCATACGGCGCCACGCCGCCGCCGGGCGCGCCGATCCCGCCGAACACCGATCTGACGTTCGAGATCGAACTGGTCGATTTCATGTCGCAGGCGGATTTCGAAAGCCGCCTGGGGATGTTCCAGCAAATGATGCAGCAGGCCCAGGGCGGTCAGCCCGCACCGCAGCCCGCGCGTTAA
- the rpsU gene encoding 30S ribosomal protein S21, which produces MQIIVRDNNVDQALRALKKKLQREGVYREMKLRRHYEKPSEKRAREKAAAVRRARKLERKRMERDGAK; this is translated from the coding sequence ATGCAGATCATCGTTCGCGATAACAACGTCGACCAGGCTCTCCGCGCGCTCAAGAAGAAGCTGCAGCGGGAAGGTGTCTATCGCGAAATGAAGCTGCGCCGCCACTACGAAAAGCCCAGCGAGAAGCGCGCCCGCGAAAAAGCGGCTGCCGTGCGTCGCGCCCGCAAGCTCGAACGCAAGCGGATGGAGCGTGACGGCGCCAAGTAA
- the crcB gene encoding fluoride efflux transporter CrcB — MTPPSPLLASLYVALGGGAGSLLRYQSGRLMTHWLGPQTVTAFPWATLSVNLVGSMAMGLLAGFLARHGTGGEVWRLLIGVGLLGGFTTFSAFSLEMMLLIERGQPALALTYAAVSLFAGLTALYIGMIVMRVAG; from the coding sequence ATGACACCGCCATCCCCTCTTCTGGCCTCGCTCTATGTCGCTCTCGGCGGCGGTGCGGGATCCTTGCTACGCTACCAGTCGGGCAGGCTGATGACCCACTGGCTCGGCCCGCAGACCGTCACCGCCTTTCCCTGGGCCACGCTCAGCGTCAATCTGGTGGGCAGCATGGCCATGGGCCTGCTCGCCGGGTTTCTCGCCCGCCACGGCACCGGCGGCGAAGTGTGGCGCTTGCTGATCGGCGTCGGGCTGCTGGGCGGCTTCACCACATTCTCCGCATTCAGCCTTGAAATGATGCTGCTGATCGAACGCGGGCAACCCGCTCTTGCGCTGACTTACGCCGCCGTTTCGCTCTTTGCCGGGCTCACCGCGCTGTATATCGGCATGATCGTGATGCGGGTGGCGGGATGA
- a CDS encoding RluA family pseudouridine synthase — protein sequence MKPITPSDEVRQFTVGHDDDGIRLDRWFKRHLPQVGFATVSRWARTGQIRVDGKRTKPEDRLEAGQVLRIPPGGTTPTGKAQPTRRELTEDELAAADAMVIHQDKAAIVLNKPPGLATQGGTKTTSHVDGLLDAFAPDGPRPRLVHRLDKDTSGVLLVARTPGSAAFFSKRFSGRSAKKIYWALVVGVPEIAEGMIEAPIAKQPGTGGEKMHVDTENGQAAKTRYRVVDRAGNRAAWVELQPLTGRTHQLRVHLAAIGHPIVGDGKYGGQDAFLTGSISRKMHLHARRLIIEHPDGAPLDVTADLPEHFAASMNQLGFDEGLSDAGAGFGVLEDTAPRTRDTKKAAAKAHAKQYRKERRGERRRRADSAQPSSTRGAKSRSAGKAPAGGKARPASGGRATGRPTGKRPTGGPKKR from the coding sequence ATGAAGCCGATTACCCCTTCGGACGAAGTCCGCCAGTTCACTGTCGGCCATGACGATGACGGTATCCGGCTGGACCGCTGGTTCAAGCGGCACTTGCCGCAAGTCGGCTTCGCTACCGTGTCGCGCTGGGCGCGCACCGGGCAGATTCGCGTCGATGGCAAGCGCACCAAGCCGGAAGACCGGCTGGAAGCCGGGCAAGTGCTGCGCATTCCGCCGGGTGGCACCACACCCACCGGTAAGGCGCAGCCCACCCGCCGCGAACTGACCGAGGACGAACTCGCCGCCGCCGATGCCATGGTCATCCATCAGGACAAGGCGGCCATCGTTCTCAACAAGCCGCCCGGCCTCGCCACGCAGGGCGGCACCAAGACGACCAGCCATGTCGATGGTCTGCTCGATGCTTTCGCCCCCGATGGTCCGCGCCCGCGCCTTGTCCATCGGCTCGACAAGGATACCTCGGGCGTTCTTCTTGTCGCCCGCACGCCGGGCAGCGCGGCCTTCTTTTCCAAGCGCTTTTCCGGCCGTTCGGCGAAGAAGATCTATTGGGCGCTGGTGGTCGGCGTGCCCGAAATCGCCGAAGGGATGATCGAGGCACCGATTGCCAAGCAGCCCGGCACCGGTGGCGAGAAGATGCACGTCGACACCGAAAATGGCCAAGCCGCCAAGACCCGCTATCGCGTGGTCGATCGCGCGGGCAACCGCGCCGCATGGGTCGAACTGCAACCGCTGACCGGGCGCACCCACCAGTTGCGCGTGCATCTGGCCGCCATCGGCCACCCGATCGTGGGCGATGGCAAATATGGCGGGCAGGATGCGTTCCTTACCGGCAGCATCAGCCGCAAGATGCATCTCCACGCCCGGCGGCTGATTATCGAACATCCGGACGGCGCCCCGCTGGACGTGACAGCGGACCTGCCCGAACATTTCGCCGCCAGCATGAACCAGCTCGGATTCGACGAAGGGCTGAGCGATGCCGGTGCGGGTTTCGGCGTGCTGGAAGACACCGCCCCGCGCACGCGCGACACGAAGAAAGCCGCCGCCAAGGCCCACGCCAAGCAATACCGCAAGGAACGGCGCGGCGAACGGCGCCGGCGGGCCGATTCCGCCCAGCCCTCGTCCACACGCGGGGCCAAGTCGCGTAGCGCCGGCAAGGCACCGGCCGGAGGCAAGGCACGCCCCGCCAGCGGCGGCCGTGCAACCGGACGGCCCACCGGCAAACGCCCGACCGGCGGTCCCAAGAAGCGCTGA
- a CDS encoding HAD-IA family hydrolase yields MSTAPIRLAVFDCDGTLVDGQADICAAMEAAFAEHGLPAPERHAIRRIVGLSLPVAMRRLVPEADASLLHAACDSYKLAFRTMRERGQLSEPLFPGIAPLLDHLATSGWHLGVATGKSDRGLRNVLAVHGLSDHFVTLQTADRHPSKPHPAMLDAALAEACALPGDSVMIGDTTYDIAMAVAAGVRAIGVAWGYHEADELFAAGADAVAQTPDELQDLLA; encoded by the coding sequence ATGAGCACCGCCCCGATCCGCCTTGCCGTGTTCGATTGCGATGGCACGCTGGTGGATGGCCAAGCGGATATCTGCGCGGCGATGGAAGCGGCATTTGCCGAACACGGCCTACCCGCGCCCGAACGTCACGCGATCCGGCGCATTGTCGGCCTCAGCCTCCCGGTCGCCATGCGCAGACTGGTGCCGGAAGCCGATGCATCGCTGCTGCATGCGGCTTGCGACAGCTACAAGCTGGCGTTCCGCACGATGCGCGAACGGGGGCAATTGTCCGAACCGCTGTTTCCCGGCATTGCCCCGCTGCTCGATCACCTCGCCACGTCCGGCTGGCACCTTGGCGTGGCCACCGGGAAATCGGACCGGGGATTGCGCAATGTGCTGGCCGTCCACGGGCTGTCCGATCACTTCGTGACTTTGCAGACGGCGGATCGCCACCCGTCCAAGCCACATCCGGCCATGCTGGATGCCGCGCTGGCCGAAGCCTGCGCCCTGCCGGGCGACAGCGTGATGATCGGCGACACCACCTATGACATTGCCATGGCGGTGGCCGCCGGGGTTCGCGCCATCGGCGTGGCCTGGGGCTATCACGAAGCGGACGAACTGTTTGCCGCAGGCGCCGACGCCGTGGCCCAGACGCCTGACGAATTGCAGGACCTGCTCGCATGA
- a CDS encoding ATP12 family protein yields MKRFYKTAAPAPADTGWQVLLDGRGIKTAMGAQQVVPGQTLANALADEWAAQGEEIDPAGFVFRDLADYAIDLVRADRDAAIANLLRFAETDTLCYRADPEEALFKRQQEVWEPLVQAAEAHHGIHFQRVSGIMHRPQPPATLETLRVYLAGLDDFTLAALNTLASLAASLTVALAALEDGADAQTLWAAANLEEDWQIELWGEDDLARERRDRRAAEFANALRFATLARADSR; encoded by the coding sequence ATGAAACGCTTCTACAAGACCGCCGCCCCCGCCCCCGCCGATACCGGCTGGCAGGTCCTGCTCGACGGGCGCGGGATCAAGACTGCCATGGGCGCGCAGCAGGTCGTGCCCGGGCAAACGCTCGCCAATGCGCTGGCCGACGAATGGGCGGCGCAGGGCGAGGAAATCGACCCGGCCGGGTTCGTCTTCCGCGATCTGGCCGACTATGCCATCGACTTGGTTCGCGCCGACCGGGACGCCGCCATCGCGAACCTGCTCCGCTTCGCCGAAACCGACACGCTGTGTTACCGCGCCGATCCCGAAGAGGCGCTGTTCAAACGCCAGCAAGAGGTGTGGGAGCCGCTGGTGCAGGCCGCCGAAGCGCACCACGGCATCCATTTCCAGCGGGTCAGCGGGATCATGCATCGCCCGCAGCCGCCTGCCACGCTTGAAACGTTGCGGGTTTATCTGGCCGGTCTCGACGATTTCACGCTGGCCGCGCTCAACACGCTGGCATCGCTGGCCGCCTCGCTGACGGTCGCGCTGGCCGCGCTGGAAGATGGGGCGGACGCGCAAACGCTATGGGCGGCCGCCAATCTCGAAGAAGACTGGCAGATCGAGCTGTGGGGGGAAGACGATCTGGCCAGGGAACGCCGCGACCGGCGCGCCGCCGAGTTCGCGAACGCCCTGCGCTTTGCCACGCTGGCCCGGGCGGACAGCCGCTAG
- a CDS encoding N-acetyltransferase: MHIEIRAERAEDAQAIRRVTEAAFKLSSHASGTEAAIVEALREAGALTLSLVATVGGDIAGHIAFSPVTIDGQDLGWFGLGPVSVTPDLQGHGIGSVLIREGLAHLRQTGAAGCVLLGDPAFYRRFGFENDPALRYEDAPAEYFMRLAFQEAVPSGKVSYHAGFAAS, encoded by the coding sequence ATGCATATCGAAATCCGGGCTGAACGTGCCGAAGACGCACAGGCAATCCGCCGGGTGACGGAGGCCGCTTTCAAGCTCAGCAGCCATGCCAGCGGCACCGAAGCGGCGATTGTCGAAGCGCTGCGCGAAGCGGGCGCGCTGACGCTTTCACTGGTCGCCACCGTCGGCGGCGACATCGCAGGCCATATTGCGTTCTCCCCGGTCACGATCGACGGACAGGATCTCGGCTGGTTTGGCCTCGGCCCCGTTTCCGTGACGCCGGACCTGCAAGGTCATGGGATCGGCAGCGTTCTCATCCGCGAGGGACTGGCGCACTTGCGGCAGACTGGGGCTGCGGGATGCGTCCTGCTCGGCGATCCGGCTTTCTATCGGCGCTTCGGCTTCGAAAACGATCCTGCCTTGCGCTATGAGGATGCCCCGGCCGAATATTTCATGCGCCTGGCCTTTCAGGAGGCCGTGCCTTCCGGAAAGGTCTCCTATCATGCGGGATTTGCGGCGTCATAA